From the genome of Candidatus Stygibacter australis, one region includes:
- a CDS encoding T9SS type A sorting domain-containing protein, translating into MKKLVITIIFCLIMAFTFGQFMWEEPGIWAGQEKMIHADEDYVKTVMIETTEGIVAVWVESQEGLAQIYGQKYSLQGEAIWDEPIQFTAASRFPCLQSGIADTEGNIILAYFFPRDQYNIQLLKLDINAEFVWEVNWDTGENPCREVRLINGISNDIYLCTTDTVNEDLLYHFDEDGNLTTGWEDGRYYGKIDPGSWKLEEDGSLVIMYYNDWEIKLQRINLEGEEAFPQGILVFSDFLPNNDGQVCLDITSNGDYLCYYSNFVKCISHAGETCWDIENEGQSYYLSSKIIAKEDFFYLLSDGPCVIYQYSYDPDDPAYLPSFTWSYIISGYGTRVAGAWVRNDDGIRVIFKSDVLGEEYMRNYKLLDFNSAGEMISPEIGWYSEEGNSLHLHPIFLKTESTDIFWYSINRDDLFQQQLNFVTINEAGEILTGAEPIIVQTGIERLLIPFEVYVSEDAISVLLKHTGYPLGIYNQYSVILQRFDRQGVPLDNPAGTMLFFAEAQLLDRQDNLALFVLNNGMEGSSVQLVDLATGNYLWEEGGHICDPGYSIGVMAGDIYEGGASYYWQRGTSYHVQRIENGEEVFPPGGAIIPFTETLCWGSWLRDNYVINNIANYSKQHVKYLSDTGEIEWSHNCGHYFYYGCKENFKLTDEGLLALFQVGIYPPEELRCELFNETGDYVYGDGVSIPFNFEDELYGLVVLDNGFAVYGHNAEAIEPITFRSFNMDGSVQQSEINLPETEGCELVNVQKIEEGMLIFMTQADGRYYTLKMGLYDLSGNLVEMPTTNPVICYQEYCRQEHIAAEVYDNDVYFCWESLINRYDSYQFYDGNDVLLQGWSVPVVQNDEETIHAIGSSLTLMPNPFNPQLQISWNWAEGKDEGSLAIYNVKGQKVWTATIMESQSSVVWDGKDIKGNKCSSGVYFIRLQRGNEEISRKALLLK; encoded by the coding sequence ATGAAGAAACTGGTTATAACAATTATCTTTTGTCTTATCATGGCATTTACATTTGGGCAATTTATGTGGGAAGAGCCGGGGATATGGGCTGGTCAGGAAAAAATGATACACGCAGATGAAGATTATGTGAAAACTGTGATGATCGAAACGACTGAAGGGATAGTGGCAGTGTGGGTAGAAAGCCAGGAAGGACTCGCCCAAATCTATGGGCAGAAATATTCCTTGCAGGGTGAAGCTATTTGGGATGAACCAATTCAATTTACTGCTGCATCAAGATTTCCCTGCTTACAATCAGGTATAGCAGATACGGAAGGAAACATAATCTTAGCTTATTTCTTTCCGAGAGACCAATACAATATTCAACTTTTGAAGCTGGACATCAATGCCGAATTTGTCTGGGAAGTCAACTGGGATACTGGAGAAAACCCCTGCCGGGAAGTGCGTTTAATAAATGGAATATCCAATGATATCTATCTATGTACCACAGATACTGTTAATGAAGATCTGTTATATCATTTTGATGAGGATGGCAATCTAACCACTGGCTGGGAAGATGGACGTTACTATGGTAAAATCGATCCGGGTAGTTGGAAATTGGAGGAAGATGGCAGTCTGGTTATAATGTATTATAATGACTGGGAAATCAAATTGCAAAGAATAAACCTGGAAGGAGAAGAGGCATTTCCTCAGGGAATATTGGTTTTTTCTGATTTTTTACCCAATAATGATGGTCAAGTTTGTCTGGATATTACTTCTAATGGTGATTATTTATGTTATTATTCTAATTTCGTAAAGTGTATCAGTCATGCAGGAGAGACCTGTTGGGACATTGAGAACGAGGGGCAATCTTATTATTTATCAAGCAAAATAATAGCAAAGGAAGACTTCTTTTATCTACTTTCTGATGGTCCTTGTGTTATTTATCAATACTCTTATGATCCCGATGATCCAGCATATCTGCCTTCTTTTACATGGTCTTATATAATTAGTGGATATGGTACTAGAGTAGCCGGTGCCTGGGTGAGAAATGATGATGGGATAAGAGTTATATTTAAATCAGATGTATTGGGTGAAGAATATATGAGAAATTATAAACTTCTTGATTTTAACAGTGCAGGTGAAATGATTTCACCAGAAATTGGCTGGTATAGTGAGGAAGGTAATTCTCTACATCTTCATCCGATATTTTTAAAAACCGAATCAACAGATATTTTCTGGTATAGTATAAACAGAGATGACCTTTTTCAGCAGCAATTGAACTTTGTAACCATTAATGAAGCGGGTGAAATTCTTACAGGAGCAGAACCAATAATTGTTCAGACAGGAATTGAACGCTTATTAATCCCTTTTGAGGTTTACGTTTCAGAGGATGCGATTTCAGTGCTATTAAAGCATACTGGCTATCCTCTGGGAATATATAATCAATATTCAGTCATTCTGCAACGATTTGACAGACAGGGCGTTCCGCTTGATAACCCCGCAGGAACAATGCTCTTTTTTGCAGAGGCACAACTTCTTGATCGACAGGATAATCTGGCTCTTTTTGTATTAAATAATGGTATGGAAGGATCCAGTGTTCAGCTTGTAGACCTGGCAACAGGAAATTATTTATGGGAAGAAGGAGGACACATCTGTGATCCAGGTTACAGTATTGGTGTGATGGCAGGAGACATATATGAGGGAGGTGCAAGTTATTACTGGCAGAGAGGTACTTCTTACCACGTACAAAGAATTGAAAATGGTGAAGAAGTTTTTCCGCCAGGAGGAGCAATTATACCATTCACTGAAACACTCTGTTGGGGATCATGGTTGCGTGATAATTATGTGATAAATAATATAGCTAATTACAGTAAGCAGCACGTGAAATATCTAAGCGATACTGGAGAAATTGAATGGTCTCATAATTGCGGTCATTACTTTTACTATGGGTGTAAAGAGAATTTTAAGCTGACCGATGAAGGTTTGTTAGCATTATTTCAAGTTGGAATTTACCCACCGGAAGAATTACGCTGCGAGCTTTTTAACGAGACAGGAGACTATGTTTATGGAGATGGAGTATCCATTCCTTTTAATTTTGAGGATGAGCTATATGGATTAGTGGTCTTAGACAACGGTTTCGCTGTTTATGGTCATAATGCGGAAGCCATTGAACCGATTACTTTTCGTAGCTTCAATATGGATGGCTCAGTTCAGCAATCGGAAATAAATCTGCCTGAAACTGAAGGTTGTGAACTGGTCAACGTTCAAAAAATTGAAGAGGGAATGCTCATTTTTATGACACAGGCAGATGGGAGGTATTACACTTTAAAAATGGGTTTATATGATTTAAGCGGTAATCTGGTAGAAATGCCCACAACTAATCCGGTGATATGCTATCAGGAATATTGCCGTCAGGAACATATTGCAGCAGAGGTTTACGATAATGATGTTTATTTCTGCTGGGAATCTCTTATCAATAGATATGACTCATATCAGTTTTATGATGGAAATGACGTGCTCCTGCAGGGCTGGTCTGTTCCTGTAGTGCAAAATGATGAGGAGACAATTCACGCTATTGGCAGTAGTTTGACATTAATGCCTAATCCCTTTAACCCCCAATTACAGATTAGCTGGAATTGGGCAGAGGGAAAGGATGAAGGCAGTCTTGCGATATATAACGTTAAAGGACAGAAAGTATGGACGGCAACTATTATGGAATCACAGAGCAGCGTTGTGTGGGACGGAAAAGATATAAAAGGTAATAAATGCAGTAGTGGAGTATATTTCATCCGCTTGCAAAGAGGTAATGAAGAAATAAGCAGGAAGGCTTTGCTGTTGAAATAA